One Cervus canadensis isolate Bull #8, Minnesota chromosome 12, ASM1932006v1, whole genome shotgun sequence DNA window includes the following coding sequences:
- the MYC gene encoding myc proto-oncogene protein codes for MPHNVSFANRNYDLDYDSVQPYFYCDEEENFYHQQQQSELQPPAPSEDIWKKFELLPTPPLSPSRRSGLCSPSYVAVAPFSPRGDDDGGGGSFSSADQLEMVTELLGGDMVNQSFICDPDETLIKNIIIQDCMWSGFSAAAKLVSEKLASYQAARKDGGSPSPARGHGGCSTSSLYLQDLSAAASECIDPSVVFPYPLNDSSSPKPCASPDSTAFSPSSDSLLSSAESSPRASPEPLALHEETPPTTSSDSEEEQEDEEEIDVVSVEKRQPPAKRSESGSPSAGSHSKPPHSPLVLKRCHVSTHQHNYAAPPSTRKDYPAAKRAKLDSGRVLKQISNNRKCASPRSSDTEENDKRRTHNVLERQRRNELKRSFFALRDQIPELENNEKAPKVVILKKATAYILSVQAEEQKLTSEKDVLRKRREQLKLKLEQIRNSCA; via the exons ATGCCCCACAACGTCAGCTTCGCCAACAGAAACTATGACCTCGACTACGATTCGGTGCAGCCTTATTTCTACTGCGACGAGGAGGAGAACTTctaccaccagcagcagcagagcgAACTGCAGCCGCCGGCGCCCAGCGAGGATATCTGGAAGAAATTCGAGCTGCTGCCCACCCCGCCCCTGTCCCCGAGCCGCCGCTCGGGGCTCTGCTCGCCCTCGTACGTCGCGGTCGCCCCCTTCTCGCCCAGGGGAGACGacgacggcggcggcggcagcttcTCCTCCGCGGACCAGTTGGAGATGGTGACCGAGCTGCTGGGAGGCGACATGGTGAACCAGAGCTTCATCTGCGACCCCGACGAGACCCTCATCAAAAACATCATCATCCAGGACTGTATGTGGAGCGGCTTCTCGGCCGCCGCCAAGCTCGTCTCGGAGAAGCTGGCCTCTTACCAGGCTGCGCGCAAAGACGGCGGCAGCCCGAGCCCCGCCCGCGGGCACGGCGGCTGCTCCACCTCCAGCTTGTACCTGCAGGACCTGAGCGCCGCAGCTTCCGAATGCATCGACCCTTCGGTGGTCTTCCCCTACCCGCTCAACGACAGCAGCTCGCCCAAGCCCTGCGCCTCCCCGGACTCCACCGCCTTCTCCCCGTCCTCTGACTCTCTGCTCTCCTCTGCCGAGTCCTCCCCGCGGGCCAGTCCCGAGCCCCTGGCGCTCCACGAGGAGACCCCACCCACGACCAGCAGCGACTCTG aggAAGAACAAGAGGATGAGGAAGAAATTGATGTTGTTTCTGTGGAAAAGAGGCAGCCCCCTGCCAAAAGGTCAGAATCGGGGTCACCCTCTGCAGGCAGCCACAGCAAGCCTCCTCACAGCCCTTTGGTCCTAAAGAGATGCCATGTGTCTACCCATCAGCACAATTACGCAGCGCCCCCCTCCACTAGGAAGGACTATCCCGCCGCCAAGAGGGCTAAGTTGGACAGTGGCAGGGTCCTGAAACAGATCAGCAACAACCGCAAATGTGCCAGCCCAAGGTCTTCGGACACGGAGGAGAATGACAAGAGGCGGACACATAACGTCTTGGAGCGCCAGAGGAGAAACGAGCTGAAACGCAGCTTTTTTGCTCTTCGTGACCAGATCCCAGAGTTGGAGAACAATGAAAAAGCCCCCAAGGTAGTTATCCTTAAAAAAGCCACAGCGTACATCCTGTCAGTCCAAGCAGAGGAGCAAAAGCTCACTTCAGAGAAAGACGTGTTGCGGAAGAGGCGAGAACAGTTGAAACTCAAACTTGAACAGATACGGAACTCTTGCGCCTAA